One window of the Magnetococcales bacterium genome contains the following:
- the cas3 gene encoding CRISPR-associated helicase Cas3' produces MIDNKNSIFWAKRQEDSACIHWHPLVHHCLEVASVLHALMETGVMRKRLARAVARDDFTPQQVVRLAVLAAWHDAGKCNLGFQEQYDEIIPPWQTHGHVREIFKLIFDSPSGQEGCQAMELAAMEKWLQNPDDLIYWLWSVFCHHGRPLAGDPFFQGMPSRSELKKISSKVWLKNSRRDPLAGLLELSKAMRQVFPDAFRAVPDPLPLTPPLQHLFNGLLTLADWIGSDADRFFPYAESQEIPAADLLRQKSRLALQHLGYDTTDARTNLKQKPIIFSDLFGYATPNPIQQKMAGLDPDPNGNIVILEAETGAGKTEAALLYFLKLFQEGLVDGLYFALPTRAAAVQIHARVQQAVATALGPDHPPVVLAVPGYLQVDEVRGVRLPSSATLWSDDQDRYRYRGWAAEHPKRYFAAAIAVGTVDQVLLSALSVPHAHMRAAALSRLLLVVDEVHASDAYMTTILQEVITRQVAVGGHVLLMSATLGSAIRTRFLHGPRAELPPPEVAAATPYPLITTQRSTQNQWPVPGEGLGKVVHISPLNLADDTEIVAAMALTAARAGARVLVIRNTVHWVIETQMQLEAQAGSESNLLMQCMHKPAPHHARFAAGDRKLLDAAVTKGLGKQANRNGGLVVISSQTTEQSLDIDADYLITDLCPMDVLLQRIGRLHRHPRTQRPEGYAHPRLVLLLPENELDGYLEANGQVAQSAMGHGWGSIYDDMRVLAATWETLAATPSITIPADNRRLVEAVTHPDNLAQLAEKRGKIWQQHGEGLFGKKAAQKNLARAGLYDRGKWLHECGFTELTDVRLTTRLGLQDRQVQFDPVPMGPFGIPVPMLTIPGRWLGDQKLSDAACPEAVLADDGIIEFMLGERRFRYDRLGLRPVV; encoded by the coding sequence GTCTGGCAAGGGCCGTAGCGCGTGATGATTTTACGCCACAACAGGTGGTCAGGCTCGCGGTCCTGGCAGCCTGGCATGATGCCGGAAAATGCAATCTTGGCTTCCAGGAACAATATGATGAAATAATCCCTCCCTGGCAGACACATGGTCATGTGCGGGAAATATTCAAATTGATCTTCGATTCGCCATCCGGACAGGAAGGTTGTCAGGCCATGGAGTTGGCAGCCATGGAAAAATGGCTTCAAAATCCAGATGATCTGATCTATTGGTTGTGGTCCGTGTTTTGTCACCATGGCCGCCCACTGGCAGGAGATCCCTTTTTCCAGGGTATGCCCTCGCGCAGTGAATTGAAAAAAATCAGTTCAAAAGTATGGCTGAAGAACTCCCGTCGTGACCCCCTGGCTGGCTTGTTGGAATTGTCCAAAGCCATGCGTCAGGTATTTCCCGATGCGTTTCGAGCCGTGCCGGATCCCCTGCCTCTGACGCCACCCTTGCAGCATTTGTTCAATGGATTGCTGACCCTGGCCGACTGGATCGGTTCCGATGCCGACCGTTTTTTTCCTTATGCGGAGAGCCAGGAGATTCCCGCCGCCGACCTCCTGCGCCAAAAATCCAGGTTGGCGTTGCAACATCTCGGCTACGATACAACGGATGCACGTACCAACCTCAAGCAAAAGCCAATAATATTTTCTGATTTGTTCGGTTATGCCACGCCCAATCCGATACAACAAAAAATGGCCGGTCTCGATCCAGACCCGAATGGAAACATTGTTATTCTGGAGGCGGAAACAGGGGCCGGAAAAACCGAAGCCGCCCTGCTTTATTTCTTGAAATTGTTTCAAGAGGGGTTGGTGGATGGACTCTATTTTGCCCTGCCCACCCGGGCAGCAGCGGTGCAGATCCATGCCCGGGTTCAGCAAGCTGTGGCCACGGCTCTCGGTCCGGATCATCCGCCGGTGGTGTTGGCCGTGCCGGGTTATCTTCAGGTGGATGAGGTCAGAGGAGTTCGCCTGCCATCATCGGCAACGCTTTGGTCGGATGATCAGGATCGTTATCGCTATCGGGGCTGGGCAGCAGAGCATCCCAAGCGCTATTTCGCGGCGGCAATCGCCGTGGGGACCGTGGATCAGGTCCTGCTGTCAGCCCTTTCCGTGCCACATGCCCATATGCGGGCGGCAGCACTCAGTCGGTTGCTGCTGGTGGTGGATGAAGTGCATGCCTCCGATGCCTACATGACCACCATCCTCCAGGAGGTGATCACCCGGCAGGTGGCCGTGGGGGGGCATGTGCTGCTCATGTCGGCCACCCTCGGTTCCGCCATACGCACCCGCTTTCTGCATGGACCACGGGCCGAACTTCCCCCGCCAGAGGTGGCGGCTGCCACGCCCTATCCCCTGATCACCACGCAACGCAGCACGCAAAATCAGTGGCCTGTTCCGGGCGAAGGGTTGGGCAAGGTGGTCCATATCTCCCCCCTGAATCTGGCCGATGACACGGAGATCGTGGCCGCCATGGCCTTGACCGCAGCACGGGCAGGGGCACGGGTTCTCGTGATTCGCAATACGGTGCATTGGGTCATCGAAACCCAAATGCAACTCGAAGCACAGGCCGGGAGTGAAAGCAATCTGTTGATGCAGTGCATGCATAAACCCGCCCCGCATCATGCCCGTTTTGCTGCCGGTGACCGCAAGCTGTTGGATGCCGCCGTCACCAAAGGCCTTGGCAAACAGGCCAACAGGAATGGCGGTCTGGTGGTGATCAGTTCCCAGACCACAGAACAAAGCCTGGATATCGATGCCGATTACTTGATCACGGATCTGTGCCCCATGGATGTGCTGTTGCAGCGCATCGGGCGTTTGCATCGTCATCCGCGCACGCAGCGTCCCGAGGGTTATGCACATCCCCGCCTGGTGTTGTTGCTGCCGGAAAATGAGCTGGATGGCTATCTGGAAGCCAATGGCCAGGTGGCGCAATCGGCCATGGGGCATGGCTGGGGCAGCATCTATGACGATATGCGCGTTCTGGCAGCCACCTGGGAAACCCTCGCGGCGACACCCTCCATCACCATTCCCGCCGACAATCGGCGGCTTGTGGAGGCCGTCACCCATCCGGACAACCTTGCACAATTGGCCGAAAAACGCGGCAAAATCTGGCAGCAACATGGCGAAGGACTTTTCGGCAAAAAGGCCGCCCAAAAAAATCTGGCCCGGGCAGGGCTTTATGATCGCGGCAAATGGCTGCACGAATGTGGTTTCACGGAGCTGACCGACGTTCGCCTGACGACCCGGCTGGGTTTGCAGGACCGGCAGGTGCAGTTCGATCCGGTCCCCATGGGGCCTTTTGGCATACCCGTACCCATGCTCACCATTCCCGGTCGTTGGCTGGGTGATCAAAAGCTCTCCGATGCAGCCTGTCCAGAAGCTGTATTGGCAGATGATGGCATCATTGAATTCATGTTGGGTGAGCGACGGTTTCGTTATGACCGTCTGGGGTTGCGTCCCGTTGTGTGA